A single region of the Podospora pseudopauciseta strain CBS 411.78 chromosome 1, whole genome shotgun sequence genome encodes:
- a CDS encoding hypothetical protein (EggNog:ENOG503NW5I; COG:Q), whose protein sequence is MSFTSIPILDLAQASDPATKPQFLAELRHALMEVGFLYLKNVGIPDELFKQVIREGKAFFDIPEEEKLKIEMKNAPSFLGYSRLSAEITAGGIDHREQIDLSTEHPLPGPDAPLYDNLLAPNQWPSSSILPNFRETFTEYMNRMGEISISFTSLIAEAIDLPPDAFNKYFDGPGFGGRQNQTQQHKLKIVKYPDVGTLGSGKGNQGVGPHKDSMLSSYLLQASQHRGLQVQNMKGEWIDCPPIDGTLVVAIGQGLEALTQGVCVSTTHRVLSPEAGKGARYSIPFFQGVSGDAEFEDLENVGVGQVKEEIKELRRRVLEKNGGRLDDVEFTFRKGGVAKTLGEATLRNRVKSHQDVGEIWYPDILESVRAEQAALARKKSPVVEAVPIVGEGTAVEAH, encoded by the exons ATGTCCTTTacatccatccccatcctcgaccTGGCTCAGGCCTCAGACCCAGCGACGAAACCGCAGTTCCTCGCCGAGCTGCGCCATGCCCTCATGGAAGTCGGGTTTTTGTATCTTAAAAACGTCGGCATCCCAGATGAGCTCTTCAAACAAGTCATCCGCGAGGGCAAAGCCTTTTTTGACATTcccgaagaagaaaa ACTCAAAATCGAAATGAAAAACGCCCCCTCCTTCCTGGGCTACTCCCGTCTCTCTGCCGAGATCACCGCCGGTGGGATCGACCACCGCGAGCAGATCGACTTGTCTACTGagcaccccctccccggccCCGACGCCCCCTTATacgacaacctcctcgcGCCTAACCAGTGGCCCTCTTCATCCATCTTGCCCAACTTCCGGGAGACATTCACCGAGTACATGAACCGCATGGGGGAGATATCCAtttccttcacctccctcatcgccgaGGCCATCGACCTCCCTCCCGACGCATTCAACAAGTACTTTGACGGCCCTGGCTTCGGCGGGAGACAAAACCAAACGCAGCAGCACAAGCTCAAGATTGTAAAGTACCCCGACGTGGGCACGTTGGGGAGCGGGAAGGGAAATCAAGGGGTTGGGCCGCACAAGGATAGTATGCTGAGTAGTTACTTGCTGCAGGCTAGTCAGCACAGGGGATTGCAGGTGCAGAATATGAAGGGGGAGTGGATTGATTGCCCTCCTATTGACGGGACGCTTGTCGTGGCGATAGGGCAGGGGCTGGAGGCGCTCACTCAGGGGGTTTGTGTGAGTACTACGCACAGGGTCTTGTCTCCGGAGGCGGGCAAAGGGGCGAGGTATAGCATTCCTTTCTTTCAGGGCGTGAGCGGGGACGCAGAGTTTGAGGATTTGGAGAATGTGGGGGTGGGacaggtgaaggaggagatcaaggaactaaggaggagggtgctggagaagaaTGGGGGAAGGTTGGATGATGTTGAGTTTACGTTTaggaagggaggggtggcCAAGACGTTGGGGGAGGCGACGTTGAGGAACCGGGTCAAGAGCCATCAGGATGTGGGTGAGATTTGGTATCCGGACATTTTGGAGAGCGTGAGGGCTGAGCAGGCTGcgttggcgaggaagaagagtcCCGTCGTGGAGGCGGTGCCCATTGTAGGCGAGGGGACGGCTGTGGAGGCTCATTAA
- a CDS encoding hypothetical protein (EggNog:ENOG503NUC5), which produces MALEAPLRTSTGSIRSIYPSYAEMALSSGRESPALTSQYMASSSGPDSQALRPNSFTRPSSAHLMSPSSDIVGPSPVTSNGTETTEIEDEEVEETEEATGFGRNSLLMLKTNIPDHVRKSGSEEVVSVIHAPPNFQDWKSGDTTSRSSVSNSVSGASIASSGASPPPSEPSTVVTRHSLNQSPPMVNTRVRPVSFNLDAPTPQAQKLEDVYANESTKTRSSTASSLELIPEIIENDGDEEFEDADEFANPTRGQDTEVKALKAALEECWTLCNTLANLSSIHRKQVFHSSGTPDAHERAWKCCWKLCKRLYHSRDDVSESFGVRTNLDLCRDFCQSLFDVRQRTNETADSILRVSFELNNHLYSAQDSRTLPEAFRERTLDFYITLCHRLMKQRNDLAEETDSLLRACWALAEMLFSLRQNRRDGKAPDEELLGSAVQACWELCDIFREGWTQVRPDRGTPRPNQVNFFAANPTFGLQMSSHQSEVERSNAGSRASLRSKRESLRSLGELERPRARPVVPETPVTEFEDTPISPDASPQMPNILVLGTSDSRSDRGGRWSSNASNLSGYSQNTSSTATTATTIEDVNITRIKALVVKAALNIGFDRSAPGADAPSALQSFVNDLPQHSFGGLPNQVSLLQNYKNLVLADASFRSPATLPARGKRFNAVEVAKSVGWMMIRSGQYNFLRDLYRLVFGCQLEDADTRKNVSIVV; this is translated from the exons ATGGCTCTTGAAGCTCCCCTGAGGACATCAACGGGAAGCATCAGGTCGATATACCCTTCATACGCCGAAATGGCACTCTCCTCTGGACGAGAGTCCCCTGCGCTGACGTCCCAATATATGGC CTCCTCGTCCGGCCCTGACTCCCAAGCCCTTCGTCCAAATTCTTTTACGAGACCAAGCTCGGCGCATCTTATGAGCCCGAGCAGCGATATTGTTGGCCCTTCACCTGTGACTTCGAACGGAACCGAGACTACGGAAATTGAGGAcgaagaggtggaagagaCTGAAGAAGCGACCGGGTTTGGGCGCAATTCG ttgttgatgctgaAAACGAACATTCCGGATCATGTACGAAAATCCGGAAGTGAAGAGGTCGTCTCAGTGATACACGCGCCCCCAAATTTTCAAGACTGG AAGTCCGGTGACACTACCTCGAGATCAAGTGTTTCGAACTCTGTGAGCGGTGCGAGTATAGCCAGTAGCGGTGCCAGTCCGCCGCCTAGCGAACCGTCAACTGTAGTA ACAAGGCATTCGCTGAACCAGTCGCCCCCTATGGTTAACACCAGAGTACGACCCGTGTCATTCAATCTTGATGCTCCGACACCTCAGGCCCAGAAATTGGAAGATGTCTACGCCAATGAATCTACAAAAACACGATCCAGCACTGCTAGCAGCCTTGAAT TGATACCCGAAATCATTGAGAATGACGGGGACGAGGAGTTTGAAGACGCGGACGAATTCGCCAATCCCACACGAGGCCAAGATACCGAAGTGAAAGCACTTAAAGCGGCCCTTGAAGAGTGCTGGACATTATGCAATACTCTCGCCAACCTCAGTTCGATTCACCGAAAGCAAGTCTTCCACAGCTCTGGCACTCCTGATGCCCACGAAAGGGCATGGAAATGCTGCTGGAAGCTCTGCAAACGATTATATCACAGCCGAGACGACGTCTCAGAGTCATTTGGAGTGCGGACCAATCTCGATCTATGTCGGGACTTTTGTCAGTCACTCTTTGATGTGAGGCAAAGGACCAATGAGACAGCGGACTCGATCCTGAGGGTCAGCTTTGAGCTCAACAATCA TTTATACAGCGCTCAGGACAGCCGAACGCTCCCTGAAGCCTTCCGGGAGCGAACACTGGATTTCTACATCACCCTGTGTCACCGACTGATGAAGCAACGCAACGACTTGGCCGAAGAAACCGACTCGTTGCTACGGGCATGCTGGGCGCTGGCTGAGATGCTCTTCAGCCTTCGGCAAAACCGAAGAGACGGAAAGGCCCCCGACGAAGAACTCCTTGGCTCAGCCGTCCAGGCTTGTTGGGAGCTGTGCGACATATTCCGTGAGGGCTGGACACAGGTTCGACCAGATCGTGGTACACCGAGACCAAACCAGGTCAACTTTTTCGCGGCCAACCCAACTTTTGGCCTGCAAATGAGCAGTCACCAATCTGAAGTCGAGCGCTCCAATGCCGGAAGCCGTGCCTCCCTACGCTCGAAACGGGAGAGTTTGCGGAGCCTGGGTGAACTTGAGCGACCTCGCGCACGACCCGTCGTACCCGAAACTCCAGTGACTGAATTTGAAGATACACCAATCTCACCCGACGCCAGCCCACAGATGCCCAACATTCTTGTGCTTGGGACGTCGGACTCTCGCAGCGATCGTGGGGGGCGTTGGTCGAGCAATGCCTCGAACCTGTCTGGTTACAGCCAAAACACGTCCAGCACGGCCACCACAGCGACGACGATAGAAGATGTCAACATCACCCGCATCAAAGCCCTCGTCGTGAAGGCGGCACTCAACATTGGTTTTGACCGCAGTGCACCGGGGGCAGATGCGCCATCCGCTCTACAATCATTCGTCAACGACCTCCCTCAGCACTCCTTTGGTGGGCTGCCCAACCAAGTCTCTTTGCTGCAGAATTACAAGAATCTCGTGTTAGCAGACGCGTCATTCCGCTCTCCGGCTACATTACCCGCCCGTGGGAAGCGGTTCAACGCTGTGGAAGTGGCCAAGAGCGTcgggtggatgatgatcagATCAGGCCAGTATAACTTTTTGAGGGATCTATACCGGCTTGTCTTCGGGTGTCAGCTAGAGGATGCCGACACGAGGAAGAATGTTTCCATTGTGGTATAA
- a CDS encoding hypothetical protein (COG:S; EggNog:ENOG503P33N), translating into MKVSTFLSALLVADATVHGLVSPPIGEIAQHEPVRHSERDTHSHDDSELWKRRGGGGGGGRGGGGGGGSSGTSGSGSTGGGGGSSGTSGSGSTGGGGSSGTRGSPGFNSGGRTSTGTGPAPAYGGGRYYGGGAAVPYRAGGRSPTRGVAPLFFGAAFLAFWPGLWLTSAYLYRRPEGYTFYNVTTDRRETKPVICACAEDSVCGCDDNDDEQYMKDLIGNGSYAALDKSVIDVANVNGTSTILINGTLPDGTTAPGGTDAPGSAGGLRALLENAGWWPVVATVAAVVFTA; encoded by the exons ATGAAGGTTTCCACGTTTTTGTCGGCGCTCCTCGTCGCCGACGCGACAGTACACGGTCTTGTGTCACCACCAATTGGGGAGATTGCACAGCATGAGCCAGTACGACACAGCGAGCGCGACACGCATTCTCATGATGATAGCGAACTCTGGAAGCggagaggcggaggcggtggaggtggtcgcggcggcggcggcggtggcggttcTTCTGGTACCTCGGGCTCGGGCTCtaccggcggcggtggcggttcTTCTGGTACCTCGGGCTCGGGCTCtaccggcggcggcggcagttCTGG GACCAGAGGCTCTCCTGGCTTCAACTCGGGCGGCCGGACCTCAACCGGAACCGGCCCAGCACCCGCATATGGCGGTGGCAGATACTACGGCGGTGGTGCCGCAGTGCCTTATAGGGCTGGTGGACGTTCGCCCACCCGCGGCGTTGCCCCCCTCTTCTTTGGAGCTGCTTTCCTCGCCTTCTGGCCTGGCCTCTGGCTGACCAGCGCTTACTTGTACCGCCGTCCCGAGGGCTACACTTTCTACAACGTCACCACCGACCGAAGAGAGACCAAGCCTGTGATTTGCGCCTGCGCTGAGGACAGCGTCTGCGGCTGTGACGACAATGACGACGAGCAGTACATGAAGGACTTGATCGGCAACGGAAGCTACGCGGCCCTCGACAAGTCTGTGATTGACGTCGCCAATGTCAACGGAACCAGCACGATTCTGATCAACGGTACTCTTCCGGATGGTACCACTGCTCCCGGCGGCACCGACGCTCCTGGCTCTGCTGGTGGCCTGCGTGCTCTTTTGGAGAATGCTGGGTGGTGGCCAGTCGTTGCtactgttgctgctgttgtcttCACTGCTTAA
- the RPB10 gene encoding DNA-directed RNA polymerase II subunit L (COG:K; EggNog:ENOG503P6YC): MIIPVRCFSCGKVVGDLWEKFVVLIEDRGLADGEALDELGCKRYCCRRMVMTHVDLIEKLLKYTPDGRNSKKLSMANPGHME; this comes from the exons ATGATTATTCCAGTTCGCTGCTTCTCATGTGGCAAGGTCGTGGGTGACCTTTGGGAAAAGTTCGTTGTCTTGATCGAGGACAGAGGGCTCGCCGATGGAGAGGCCCTTGATGAGCTCGGCTGCAAGCGCTACTGCTGCCGTCGCATGGTCATGACCCACGTTGACTTGATCGAGAAGCTTCTGAA GTACACTCCCGATGGCCGCAACAGCAAGAAGCTCAGCATGGCCAATCCTGGTCACATGGAATAA
- a CDS encoding hypothetical protein (EggNog:ENOG503P8SZ): MSSPRPNDKSLLDRLNALKTSSVTLDHTPNTASFPTTVPPQNQPLSREDALAERLRQLRQGNTGPNMSRPEDQSPKDGLVLGSSGNASGDKPPTPLEQAHSAQPPGTPRISSDRDPKEQLVKSLPSTPSSLPSRTAIPNSENAGISWAKPSCFVGGGPEDVDDDAVQALLEDLGGGEDFNLTDGPLETGTDTKTEDQRVSELLDELAKAVPPSSGNEKDDDDNEDDNSDGEQMTAAVDKILSQTQDELTLSPNPTEPEDSGNTQPNNTDNTLNLPTVPTALQDPAPDPFEDEISSRLAALRGIGPVDPFGLPAAPTFSPEERERSTPTKKPPLGGREEKYSDEDAKTWCVVCLDDGTIKCVGCDDDLYCDRCWREMHVGPRAGYDERGHQWVKWKKGGRGGGVE, encoded by the exons ATGTCATCCCCTCGCCCAAATGACAAATCACTACTGGACCGTCTCAACGCTCTCAAAACGTCAAGTGTTACACTTGATCACACCCCGAA CACCGCTTCCTTTCCCACCACTGTGCCGCCCCAGAACCAGCCACTATCCAGAGAAGATGCCCTCGCTGAGCGCCTCCGACAGCTCCGGCAGGGTAATACAGGGCCCAATATGTCCCGTCCCGAGGACCAGAGTCCTAAAGACGGCCTTGTATTAGGCTCTTCGGGCAATGCTAGTGGGGacaaaccaccaacaccgttGGAGCAAGCACATTCGGCACAGCCCCCCGGCACACCACGGATCAGCAGCGACCGAGACCCGAAAGAGCAGCTCGTAAAGAGTCTGCCATCTACACCTTCTTCACTGCCTTCGCGCACAGCAATTCCCAATTCGGAAAATGCTGGCATATCTTGGGCAAAACCCTCTTgctttgttggaggaggacccgaagatgtcgatgatgatgctgttcAGGCTCTGTTAGAAGATCtcggtgggggggaggacttCAACCTCACCGACGGCCCCCTTGAGACGGGTACTGATACGAAAACCGAAGACCAGAGAGTCTCCGAATTGTTGGATGAGCTCGCAAAGGCGGTGCCGCCGAGCTCTGGCAACGagaaagatgatgatgataatgaaGACGACAACTCTGACGGCGAGCAAATGACCGCCGCCGTTGATAAGATACTGTCTCAAACCCAAGATGAACTAACCCtctcacccaacccaacgGAACCGGAAGACAGCGGgaacacccaacccaacaacaccgacaacaccctcaacctcccaaccgTCCCCACAGCCCTCCAAGATCCAGCCCCGGACCCCTTTGAAGATGAAATCTCCTCGCGCCTTGCCGCCCTCAGAGGAATAGGACCAGTAGACCCCTTCGGCCTACCCGCCGCCCCGACTTTCTCACCagaggagcgggagcggtCAACTCCCACCAAGAAACCGCCCCTGGGTGGCAGGGAGGAAAAGTACAGCGACGAAGACGCCAAGACTTGGTGTGTGGTTTGTCTTGATGACGGAACGATCAAGTGTGTAGggtgtgatgatgatttgtACTGTGATCGGTGCTGGAGGGAGATGCATGTGGGACCGAGGGCGGGATATGACGAGAGGGGGCATCAGTGGGTgaagtggaagaagggggggaggggaggcggggTTGAATGA
- a CDS encoding hypothetical protein (EggNog:ENOG503NW8C; COG:P) yields MLASAGLLQTSLIWVAYAIAVALVLLVAIITTFTWQSPHERSVAVSIVAIVSLTSLLATVFLLPVDIALVSSTASAHLGAKKDWATPERIDGILLTLKVVYYTLYSFDALLCLIVIPFAYFWYEEYDEVEEEEGTSGAGARFWKAAKYTLGFVFLVLILFLLGFFVPAAGSGNGKHLDLDYFKRLLAANKGEKALTFGVGLLITLGTFLYTLYTGAGLALLPVSLIKSAPSISAPQLSATIATDLEHNRELQRQIEMRNAGRLDGMSQKDRRELDALLREERTLVRRERLAAETRGDGRSGVFRAWTKIQAVFRPLKLLGGILLLLLSILVWASMLITGIDKAANSICKEHCGYILGHINVFQPVNWIFVQSAKAFPVDYILMALLVLFFFGSSITGIATIGIRFLWVRVFQIKKGRTSPQALLIATVMLALIILAINYAIAMIVAPQYAIYGTQTFCVNAPRHPGEQPDCREHRDMVMPCSEVFSEPAAKDVCTPTVMSTFLNRVTINWPVFGAIDFWAQFAFLGVFMVVFVTSLFRTPRLNLNELDEEAEVDEEEGLLASTGRRFGATWGDITGRTKNRNGYGTGDGEGSNGRG; encoded by the coding sequence ATGTTGGCATCAGCTGGCTTGCTCCAGACCAGTCTTATTTGGGTGGCCTACGCCATCGCGGTCGCCTTGGTgctcctcgtcgccattATCACAACATTCACCTGGCAATCCCCGCATGAGCGATCTGTTGCCGTGAGCATCGTCGCGATTGTCAGTCTCACCTCGCTTCTAGCAACCGTCTTCCTCCTGCCCGTTGATATTGCCCTTGTCTCGTCCACAGCCTCAGCACACCTCGGTGCTAAAAAGGACTGGGCAACGCCCGAGAGAATCGATGGAATActcttgaccttgaaggTCGTTTACTACACCCTCTACAGCTTCGATGCGTTGCTATGTCTGATCGTTATCCCATTCGCCTATTTCTGGTACGAGGAATatgatgaggttgaagaggaggagggaaccAGTGGTGCTGGCGCCCGGTTCTGGAAGGCGGCGAAGTATACGCTTGGATTCGTGTTTTTGGTCTTGATTCTGTTCCTCCTCGGTTTCTTCGTCCCTGCTGCGGGTAGTGGAAACGGCAAGCACCTTGATCTGGACTACTTCAAGCGTCTGCTCGCTGCCAACAAGGGAGAGAAGGCTTTGACATTCGGGGTCGGCCTGCTCATCACGTTGGGCACGTTTCTCTACACTCTCTATACCGGTGCTGGACTGGCTCTTCTTCCGGTCTCTCTTATCAAGTCTGCCCCGTCCATCTCCGCTCCTCAGCTTTCCGCGACGATCGCGACCGACTTGGAACATAACCGAGAGCTCCAGAGACAAATCGAAATGCGCAATGCTGGCCGTCTGGATGGCATGTCTCAGAAGGACAGGAGGGAGCTGGACGCCTTGCTACGTGAGGAGCGCACTCTCGTGAGAAGGGAAAGACTTGCGGCCGAAACCCGTGGTGACGGCCGAAGTGGTGTTTTCCGCGCCTGGACCAAGATTCAAGCTGTCTTCCGTCCTCTCAAGCTCCTGGGCGGTATCTTGCTACTGCTGCTCTCGATCTTGGTCTGGGCCTCCATGCTCATCACTGGCATCGACAAGGCGGCCAACTCTATCTGCAAAGAACACTGCGGCTACATCCTCGGTCACATCAACGTCTTCCAGCCGGTCAACTGGATCTTTGTCCAGTCTGCCAAGGCTTTCCCCGTTGACTACATCCTGATGGCTctgttggttttgtttttcttcGGCAGCTCAATCACTGGTATCGCCACCATTGGCATCAGGTTCTTGTGGGTGAGAGTCTTCCAAATCAAAAAGGGAAGAACATCACCCCAAGCACTACTCATCGCAACAGTGATGCTCGCGTTGATTATCCTGGCTATCAATTATGCTATTGCCATGATTGTCGCCCCTCAGTACGCCATCTACGGCACGCAAACCTTTTGCGTCAACGCACCTCGCCACCCAGGAGAACAACCCGACTGCCGTGAACACAGGGACATGGTCATGCCTTGCTCAGAAGTCTTTTCCGAGCCAGCAGCGAAAGATGTCTGCACGCCCACGGTGATGAGCACCTTCCTCAACAGAGTGACGATCAACTGGCCCGTGTTTGGGGCGATTGACTTCTGGGCGCAGTTTGCCTTTTTGGGCGTGTTtatggtggtgtttgtgacGAGTTTGTTCAGGACGCCGAGGTTGAACTTGAACgagttggatgaggaggccgaggtggatgaagaggagggccTGTTGGCCAGCActgggaggaggtttggTGCTACTTGGGGGGATATCACTGGAAGGACGAAGAACAGGAATGGGTATGGGactggggatggggaggggtcgaacgggaggggttga
- a CDS encoding hypothetical protein (EggNog:ENOG503P6S6; COG:S), whose protein sequence is MGGGNGAKAAQKRARNAKDAAPKAASQLKSNEKAMNIICNICKQTFLSTSRKPQLEQHSSSGKHAGKHTFEQCFPEYKE, encoded by the exons ATGGGTGGAGGTAAC GGAGCCAAGGCCGCGCAGAAGCGTGCCCGCAACGCAAAGGATGCTGCCCCCAAGGCCGCTTCTCAGCTCAAGAGT AACGAGAAGGCCATGAACATCATCTGCAACATCTGCAAGCAGACCTTCCTCTCGACCTCCCGCAAGCCCCAGCTCGAGCAGCACTCCAGCAGCGGCAAGCACGCCGGGAAGCACACGTTTGAGCAGTGCTTCCCCGAGTACAAGGAGTAG
- the NAN1 gene encoding NET1-associated nuclear protein 1 (COG:S; EggNog:ENOG503NZTE; BUSCO:EOG09262E3Q), protein MPSKTDTNGDSASLKKRKREPKDDSAQAQQKKHRRKTEQEKADALNREGANQTSHTDDTSLQPINGHSGLPGVSSQSQWKVQPPMGGRMLNIDPVFSPDEKFLIITYNTSIQVFSTESSLPIRRIPIPLTETDSENATTPAHIVATSLSKTQGAYIWVACSDGRIWNINWRLGTGSDTPFTITSSNLVDMSVDAIDLPNSKIDVLLVLQNTSPTSAQVVAHTRESLLEGKGEGLLLHSFDQSPQMLRFAASGRLIVAATKTALHIGYFKASKVASIDTLKFDFHSFDLPDIISCLDVHPVLKDKKLIRADVVVGCARGAIYLYNDVLSGIAERTLQPTKLHWHRRAVHSVKLSRDGNYLISGGAETVLVLWQIDAGRTETLPHLSATIENITISPRGASYAVHLDDNSTMVLSTAEMKPTMYVSGIQSLVLEETPSKESLVRRVWRSADEISAPVVATSNPRNPSQMFLCVGNGQQATQGAGTTVSAPLVQVFDLASFQGVSKHAIARTSSTEANITRDGQPIMEPTATSLSFSKDGKWLASIDEWQPPERDTAAFLTGSKTVAEAARQRKEIYLKFWEVHEDNSLELVTRVNEAHHTDLPQAIFDVASDPVSSRFATIGNDGVVRFWSTQYRIRDGLAVKGHDGEPLRSWHCSRAVTLPVREKQEDLVEETRKVFRSGAVAYSEDGSILFAAYRVSTEGLVVAIDTQTGTIRDVISGIIRGEVRSIQSMGSCLILLSEDIAVYDTVSDELLYSYKLKDTSLAAKRLAQLAVNHQSRTFALAAPIPHPRQDKLKKGARSELTVFSLDDQEPQLVQQFPHLITSVLAAPGSSGFVVVDSAAQIWAVTDAVEQPLILKPMDHMTMDDTVETQPVQDALVLQDEEVSDEEMEDADPMEVDDDDHAAVVAQQHVVQAFNVAPTFALAPLDGSFSQLAAMWCAKPTSSE, encoded by the exons ATGCCGTCAAAAACAGATACCAACGGCGATAGCGCCTCGTTGAAAAAGCGGAAACGTGAACCAAAAGACGACTCGGCACAAgcgcagcagaagaagcacCGTCGCAAAACAGAACAGGAGAAGGCAGATGCGTTGAACAGGGAAGGAGCCAACCAAACAAGCCACACAGACGACACAAGCCTTCAGCCGATAAATGGACATTCAGGCTTGCCAGGTGTATCGTCACAGTCACAGTGGAAGGTCCAACCCCCAATGGGCGGCCGGATGCTCAACATTGATCCCGTCTTTTCCCCAGACGAGAA GTTTCTCATAATAACCTACAATACTTCGATCCAAGTATTTTCCACCGAAAGCTCCCTGCCGATCCGCCGTATCCCTATCCCATTGACAGAGACGGACAGCGAAAATGCGACCACACCAGCCCATATCGTGGCCACATCGCTGTCCAAGACTCAGGGAGCCTACATTTGGGTTGCCTGCTCTGATGGCCGTATTTGGAACATCAATTGGAGATTAGGCACTGGATCTGACACCCCATTCACCATCACTTCCAGCAACCTTGTCGATATGTCTGTCGATGCGATTGACCTTCCCAATTCCAAAATCGATGTGCTTCTCGTCCTTCAGAACACTAGTCCTACCTCTGCGCAAGTCGTCGCCCATACGAGGGAGAGCCTGTtagaagggaaaggggaggggttgcttCTTCACAGTTTCGATCAAAGTCCTCAGATGCTTCGGTTCGCTGCTAGTGGGAGACTGATTGTTGCCGCTACGAAAACGGCTTTGCACATTGGCTACTTCAAGGCGAGCAAGGTCGCTTCCATCGACACGCTAAAATTCGACTTCCACTCTTTCGACCTTCCCGATATCATCAGCTGTCTGGATGTTCATCCTGTATTGAAGGACAAGAAACTCATCAGAGCTGATGTGGTCGTTGGTTGCGCTCGGGGTGCCATCTACTTGTACAATGATGTATTGTCTGGAATTGCAGAGCGCACCTTGCAGCCTACGAAGCTCCATTGGCATCGGAGAGCTGTTCATAGCGTTAAGTTGTCTAGAGATG GAAACTATCTCATCTCTGGTGGCGCCGAAACTGTCTTGGTTCTTTGGCAGATTGATGCCGGTCGGACGGAAACTCTTCCTCATCTGTCAGCAACCATCGAAAACATCACCATTTCGCCGCGCGGTGCATCGTACGCCGTCCATCTCGACGACAATTCCACCATGGTTCTTTCGACTGCTGAGATGAAGCCGACCATGTATGTTTCTGGCATCCAGTCTCTTGTGCTAGAAGAGACGCCTTCGAAGGAATCCTTGGTTCGTCGTGTCTGGCGGTCAGCTGATGAAATCTCGGCTCCCGTGGTGGCCACATCCAATCCGCGCAACCCTTCTCAGATGTTCCTGTGTGTTGGAAACGGGCAGCAGGCTACACAGGGAGCCGGGACAACTGTATCCGCTCCTCTTGTTCAGGTCTTTGACCTTGCTTCATTTCAGGGTGTGTCTAAGCACGCGATTGCACGCACCAGCTCTACAGAGGCCAATATCACAAGGGATGGCCAGCCAATTATGGAGCCAACGGCCACAAGTCTCTCCTTTTCTAAAGACGGGAAGTGGTTGGCGTCGATCGATGAGTGGCAACCCCCCGAAAGGGACACGGCCGCTTTCTTGACTGGGTCCAAGACTGTTGCCGAGGCTGCTCGGCAAAGGAAGGAGATCTACCTCAAGTTCTGGGAGGTTCATGAGGATAACTCACTTGAGCTGGTTACCAGGGTCAATGAGGCGCATCACACCGATCTTCCTCAAGCTATCTTCGATGTTGCCAGCGACCCAGTTTCCTCCAGGTTTGCGACCATTGGAAACGATGGTGTGGTACGGTTCTGGTCTACACAGTACCGCATCCGAGACGGTCTTGCGGTCAAAGGACATGATGGGGAACCACTTCGCAGCTGGCACTGCTCTCGCGCTGTCACGCTCCCTGTGCGTGAAAAGCAAGAAGACCTGGTTGAGGAGACCAGAAAGGTGTTCCGCAGTGGCGCGGTCGCCTACTCTGAAGACGGTTCGATCCTCTTTGCCGCCTACCGGGTCTCTACCGAGGGGCTTGTTGTTGCCATTGACACACAAACCGGTACGATTCGGGATGTTATCTCAGGTATCATCCGCGGAGAAGTCCGTAGCATCCAGAGTATGGGTTCATGCTTGATCTTGCTATCCGAGGACATTGCCGTTTACGACACGGTATCAGACGAGCTGCTGTACAGCTACAAGCTCAAGGATACTTCTCTCGCCGCCAAACGCCTTGCTCAACTGGCCGTCAACCACCAGTCACGGACGTTCGCCCTGGCGGCACCTATCCCACACCCTCGGCAGGACAAGCTGAAGAAAGGTGCTCGATCTGAGCTGACGGTTTTCTCACTTGATGACCAGGAACCACAACTGGTGCAACAATTCCCTCATCTCATCACATCTGTATTGGCTGCTCCGGGGTCATCTGGTTTCGTGGTGGTTGATTCCGCGGCTCAGATCTGGGCTGTGACCGACGCTGTCGAGCAGCCACTGATCCTCAAGCCTATGGACCACATGACCATGGATGACACAGTTGAGACGCAACCTGTGCAGGATGCGTTGGTCTTGCAGGATGAAGAAGTCAGCGATgaagagatggaggatgcggatccgatggaggtggatgacGACGATCATGCAGCCGTTGTAGCCCAACAGCACGTGGTCCAAGCCTTCAACGTCGCGCCCACATTCGCGCTCGCCCCTCTTGACGGCAGCTTCTCCCAACTGGCGGCGATGTGGTGCGCGAAGCCCACCTCCTCGGAGTGA